The DNA region ATATACCTAAAATGTTCCCAAATATAAACTCATCAACTCAACATTTTGTCCAACTTCCGCTTTAAATCCTTTCTTCTCGTGCTAACCAACGCCTCACCCAGCAGCCGCACAAATCCCGCCCCCATTCCATGTTCCGCTTCGGCTTGCTCCAACACTTCCTGGACGCGTGCTCGAACGTCCCGCGGGTGTCGCTCCTCGATCGCGTACAAACTGCCCGCACTCAGCTGCAAATTCCGGCCCAGCGCGTTCCAGTCGCGACTTATTTCCCTCGCCAGAAGGTCAAAAATGCCCAGCCGACAGACTTGGTACGCTGTGAAATCAATTTGGGGAGTTGAGCTGCTCTTTTCCGGATTGGTTGGCGTTTCCGGTTTTGGAATGTCCTTAGGATCTGCAAGCTTGACCTGTTCCAGTTCTTTTTCTAGCAGCGTTCGCCGATCGCGGTGTCGAAGGTctacaaaataattatttttaacaactttaTTCAAACCATTCTCGCCTGATTACGCTGATTACCTTCCAAATAGTACCTCCTGACGGAAGTGAAGCTTCGATCCAGCGAAACCTTAAAACCAGACAACCTCCTTCCAAACTCATCATCCTTGACCAGCGGCTGCAACCGGCCCAACAGCCCAACCTTGATCATGCTTAATGCGTTTCTAGCCTCCAACAGAGCCAGCACTTCCTCCAGCTGGTTTAGCCGACCCAGCTTCCGGGCCGAATTTATCTCCTCCCGCAGTGCTTCCTTGCACCGTTGGACCGCTTCCGGCGAGTGGCAACAGCCGCAGGCAAGCGTTTTCAGATTGAGATAATCTTTGCACAGCTGCTCGTACACGGCGCGATCCTGCAGGAGAGCTGCGGCCATTTTTAAACGCTTTTCGGATCCGGAAGCTTAAAGCGCAGGATAATCTTATTGGATTGTGGCCAGGATACgaacaaaacgacaaaaacaaagctaaaaaaatctaaacaaagaGTCGACTGTCAAACTTAAGCTGAGGGGTTTGTGTTCAGGCTTGACGAAAGCGCAGGGCTGCCAGCATGTTGGTAAATTTTAgtgagcgttcttttattacgtaacgcaaaaaatcggatttttagaccccgtaaaaaataaaataaaactatcatctggccaaaatatgagcactctaggtcaatgggaagtggggcaaatcggtaCACAAAGTTTAATGGTTCAAAgcgtaaaaaaatcttgagacgGCTGTAACttgggaaaattttaatttaatttcaaaaagcgctttaaaaatgctacaaaatgtgatccaaattcaataaaacattatttccgtcgttttattttagaaaaacaaacataacttcttttgaaatcaccaacgtctatatcaccctgctgtcattgacgCTTGGACCTAGGCttggacgctttgttatgattcgtttttcttcgccgaatgcaCATGGCGCCGAGGGGCGTGACAAAGGCCTTAATATATTAATTTTCGGTATTTAAtacattaaggaattaaattcctcaTGTCATTTGAGATTTGACAGCGCCACACCTGCTTTAAAAACATTGGTTTGCTTCGTGTCTCTTTCGCGCTCggctgtcaagtttgttttggtttcgcgcttgtaaaaaaaatggactTGTTAATTATTGTAAGATCGAATATTTCGATAAACCAGCAACATTCTTGGTCGCGTTggataaaaaaagaaagatgCGGAGAAGATTCTGGAGCAGGACGGTGTAAACGTGCCATAGGCGGAAAAGAGTTGAAGCCGGCAGAATTTGATTACAACGGCCAGTAGCAAATCAAAAAGCGGCAATAGTGCGGTTTCATCGATTACGAAGATCCTACGATGCGCCTTGCAGGATGCAGTTCAAGTTTAAAAACAACAATCAGACGTCGGACACTACCAATATTTCGTTGCAGCTGGTGGTGGCTTGTGACAGCGATGCCTTCAACAAGCCGGCACCGGGGGAAATGAAATCATGTGCATTTACGCCCGGTCCGACAAATGATTCATGtagctggccgctttaacgctcgCAGGTTTAGGACCGGGGGCCAAGGAAGAGCAAACATTACCAGGGTTAGTTTCTTGGAGTGGCATTTAGTTaggtgatgactttttggtagatttgattgaaaatatacaaataaaataactcaactctgttgtttcatttatttcaacaaaaatcgtaTCAATTCTGGAACCGTGTTGAGTTGGTCATTTCTTGAAGTGTCTGGAACAGCAGCGCCGAAATCCGACTGAGTATGGGGGCAAATTGGAGGGCAGCCTACTCGCTAAGGAAAGGGTCAAaatgggggggaggggggcacGGGACCTTTGCCCCTCCCCCTCCTAGGTCGGCCCCTTGGTCTGGAACAAAAATGCCACATTGCCGATCGCTAAGGACTTTGGTGCATAAGCTGGATGTGAACAAATATACAACATTCTGTTCCCGGAAAGAGTCCTCATTACGTTCAACCGGCGATTGCTTTTCCGTCGGGTGATGGAGGTCGTCACGGGTCTAATGGAGGTCGAAGACTCGGCAGTGATGAGGGTGGCAACGGTAGCGCAACATCAGGGGAAACCACTTCTGGTGGGCCGCGTAGGACCATTTTTGCCGAAATATGTGGCCCATGGGAAGAATTGAAGTCGAGGAGCAAACGCAGCATCCAGGTGTGTCTCAATGTGCCACATGATGGCCTCCTCCAATGAATCTTCCGCCTAGGCCAGCTTCGATATCGTCCAGCACGTCCTGTTTACCACCCTGGATGGCGCTGCGTACTTTCCCGGTTCGCCTGTGCTGCGCTTGCACTTTGCTGCTCGACCTGCTCTTCGAGGACGCAAATTTTGcaccaaaaacaacaacaaacacgcacggtgtcaaactgtcaaatcaaTGTAGTGTAAGGAGAGGTGGCGATGTTTTGATCGTAAACAATCGTTAATGTATTTAATTTCTtccgttaattaattaaataatttaatttcttactattgtcgcgcccctcgcatggcgctttgttcatgatgcttttttttcgtcacgaggtttatgtagtcttttgtttgacaagttgacagggctatataaacagggactgctgatggcagagattttgtttatgttactttatttcaaatcacgattaaacagactttactgaagtaacttttgctcatttttggtggagaggtagcttattaggagtactttcagaatatgcaataacccagaaagtgtcaaattGTACATgatgtcttttgaaatgttaccgtcgatttatttcatcaatcgtCAATACCTAAAAAACAGGTGGTTAGCATCTAGGCATTtgttattaacatttttcttaccttggtttctaaagatcacaatacaaaataataaaaaaacaaaatgtttggaaaaggattttctctcggcagcatccaaacaataagtcataagtgacatttcagtttgacagatatgcagttactgatttttcagcaatgtttttgttcattaccgaatttcagcaaaagtgataattactgaatcgcattctgttaactttttttttactgaaatggcaatccaaaatttgctgTGAATGTTTCGTAGTTTTTCGATTGACCTCCGCAAGCATAAAAACTTGACGAAACTCTATGACAAACACACGGCAACTTTTGACAGCTTCGTCAAAAAGAACTTTCACATCCACTCTCAAAACAAGCTTCAAAATCCAACAGGATTCCATGGATGGCCGTCATTTCGAGTTCgagaccaaaaacaaaaacaaaactcgcCACATCCATCCGAGCTGCCGTCGCGAGTGCACGCGAATTCTCGCGGTCCGTGTTTAAAAGTTGGAATAATTCGGTTCGTCGGTTTGTTCCGGTCGGAATCTGTGCACTTATCTGCTCCGTGGAGTGTGTGTTTGTTGAGTGGCAACTTACTTAAGAAGCGGAAGATCTCGGGGCCATAAAAGGTGCTGATTATTTTGTTGCCTCTTTGAAGGATGATAAGAAAGCTTATTAGCTTACAGAAGCTGCTCGGAGAAGAGTGTGCCTGTTGAGAGGGTTTCCCACTCTCGGTCATAAAGTGCCCCCGTGGGAACCGAGTCCAGCTGGCTGTGCAATTGGGTGTTATTTTCCTGAAAAGATCCAGTTCAATCCGGATTAGTCGAATGTGTCGTTCCGCCGACGACGACCATTTTCTCTACAGAGCAGGTCGTTGACAGCTGTGTGTGCCACAGAGTGGCCGCGTTCCCAAATTCGGTGTTACCCAGGTAAGGGGTGCCCTTGGAGGAATCTAGGCTAAGTGAAACTTTCCCCCTGAAAAAAACTAGGACAACACACAGATTCTTTTAACGACAAAGAAAGGGTAGCCAAAATGAAAATTGCCATGGCAGATATCgccgaaagaagaaaaaaaatagagtcAACAATCATGCGTAGTTGCAGCAGCTGGCTGCCCTGAACTCTCCGTTCCGATGACCATAAAACGCATAAAGTGCTGGTGGCGATTGTGTGATTCTCATGGGCAGATTGTTTTGCAAATATAGCGAAGCATCTCTCATTCGGCTGTAGACTCTATACACGAATGGGGGTATTGAATATCAGTCTACACCCGTCCTCCTCCTCTACCGAGAGAGTTGGTAATGCATCTTTCTCGTACAGTGTGAAATGATAGTATGGAAGCAAGCGATTGATTACACATCCCGACATGGATGGCGTAATTTCTTTTGCACTCTAAAACAACCTTTAGTGCGAGGTTGTCTCCTATCGGTTTGCAATCTCCGACTGTAATCTAGGGCATGGGAGCAGAGTGATTGTATTCTTACTTGCAGTGTTTCCTCGTGAAAAATGTTTGTctgattgacaaaataaaaatcgaaagGTCGGAAGTAAATTTCTCTCTTTGCGAGCCTAGTAATTCTTGAATTTGAACTGCatcaaataaaagtttttttttcagtaacacATGTTCATGTAAAATTTCTCTAATTGTCTAATTGACTCAAAATGTTTaacaaagcatttttttagaatttagtataattttgaatgttttaaaagttgTGTAAAAGGTTAAAgtttttgacttaaaattttgaCTTGGTTAAACTTAaacatgtgagcaattctctacgaaatctatCGATagtgaccatttttattttttgtatttttttatttggctcagactttgtggaggccttcacGAACgtcgaaacaaagagaaacggaaaaatatttttaaacaaactttttttttttgtaaatacgcGATAATTTGAGATGGTTACAAGTAAACTTCTTatggttatatttttttatatttttttgtggttgtctgctcaacaactttgtagaatattgttatactcttaaaaaataatccttaGAAATAAgagaaaatacgaaattttaaaattaaaaattttgttctaaatgaaaaaataccatTTTGGGTTATTGCACGTTtgaaaagtaccgtaaaccggggtgattttgataggatttcaatttgtttttggaatattttgcaacaggtaaggtttttctcaagattactatttttaaaacatgtactagggTAGGCCACATAAAGTCCATGCATTATTTTggcaaacaagatttttcaatagtgtttagaaaaaaatacgttaaaaattcttagtttagattccggggtgactttgatagtcatagtttttcttgttaaaatcatatttaaggtgtgagcagttctctaggatttcggtcattcgattttttttgtattttttaatccgactgaaacttttttggtgccttcggtatgcccaaagaagccattttgcatcattagtttgtccatataattttccatacaaattcggcagctgtccatacaaaaatgatgtatgaaaattcaaaatctgtatcttttgaaggaatttttgatcgatttggtgtcttcggcaaagttgtaggtatggatacggactacactggaaaaataatacacggtaaaaaaatttggtgattttttatttaacttttatcactaaaacttgatttacaaaaaaacactatttttaatttttttatttttgatatgttttagaaggcataaaatgccaacttttcagaaatttcaggttgtgcaaaatcactgaccgagttatgaattttaatcaatactgatttttcaaaaatcgaaattttggtcgtaaaaatttttcaacttcatttttcgatgtaaaatcaaatttgcaatcaaaaagtactttactgaaattttgataaagtgcactgttttcaagttatagccatatttaagtgacttttttgaaaatagtcgcagtttttcatttttttaaattagtgcacatgtttgcccagttttgaaaaaaatatttttgaaaagctgagaaaattctctatattttgcttatttggactttgttgatacgaccattagttgctgagatattgcaatgcaaaggttaaaaaacaggaaaattgatgttttctaagtttcacccaaacaacccaccattttctatcgtcaatatctcagcaactaatggtccgattttcaatgttaatatatgaaacatttgtgaaattttccgatctcttcgaaaaaaatatttttggaattttcaaatcaagactaacatttcacaaaggccaaacattcaatattacgcccttttaaaatgtttgtcttgatttgaaaattccaaaatattttttcgaaaagatcggaaaatttcacaattgtttcatatattaacattgaaaatcggaccattagttgctgagatattgacgatagaaaatggtgggttgtttgggtgaaacttagaaaacatcaattttcctgttttttaacctttgcattgcaatatctcagcaactaaaggtcgtatcaacatagtccgaataagcaaaatatagagaattttctcagcttttcaaaaatatttttttcaaaactgggcaaacatgtgcactaatttaaaaatgaaaactgcgactattttcaaaaagtcacttaaatatggctataacttgaaaacagtgcactttatcaaaattttagtaaagtactttttgattgcaaatttgattttacatcgaaaaatgaagttgaaaaatttttacgaccaaaatttcgatttttgaaaaatcagtattgattaaaaaattcataactcggtcagtgattttttgcacaacctggaaatttctgaaaagttggcattttatgtcttctaaaacatatcaaaaaataaaaaaaattaaaaatagtgtttttttgtaaatcaagttttagtgataaaagttaaataaaaaatcaccaaatttttttaccgtgtattatttttccagtgtagtccgtatccatacctacaactttgccgaagacaccaaatcgatcaaaaattccttcaaaagatacagatttttgaattttcatacatcatttttgtatggacagctgccgaatttgtatggaaaattatatggacaaactaatgatgcaaaatggcttctttgggcataccgaaggcaccaaaaaagtttcagccggattaaaaaatacaaaaattaaaattgaagaaaaaagaccgatttcgtagagaattgctcgtgttcaaattttatttgtatgttaaatgtaccatcactaaagtagctgatatagttttgaagaaaaaaatcaatgtttatatttagttaactaagtttataagctttttaacaaaatgcaTATATATTTTAGgtaaagttgttaaaaaatcggaattttgcctgaattttttttaaactagttttgtttataaaattatcgatttaaattgcattttatactgaattcgaagcacgaatcacaatttttcacattttacatgaaatttgttcaactgaaatggcttataaatttagagatttttttttcaattgtgtttcaaaaacaaatattatttattacttacaaacttatttaaccttctcctagtggaaaattgtccaaagaacccgaaaatgcattccgttctccgattaaaaatcttgttaattgagaaaatcatgacactttaagaagtttaaaataatgactatcatcgacattttcttaactatagttatctaactttttaaacttttcaaaattttatgaaaagttctttttgaggtactttgaacactatgattctaaacaattccgtaagtattttaattgtactcttcaatttgcggaaaaatcgcgaacccactagcgtgcccagctctttgaggaaggtggggcaataatatggacgttTTAAACAAAACGTAAtttgtggacaccccctgaccaaatttagatCAAATTTCTgtggatggtggggcagttgccccatgttgccccaccctgtgcacgctagtgcgcgaacctatcaaagtcaccccggctatcaaagtcacctcgttttacggtacattgaatttccccaTAAATGGCAAGtcttattttttaacagttGAGTAACGTAATTGGcacaagtttaaattttttttttgatgaaaaatattttttttaaatttagataaaagtCCCTTGAACACTATATTTCcaaatcatcaccatttcaggttgctaatcattaaaaaaaacacgtttttccgTCTTTTCTCCGTTACGAGATATCGAAATATGGACCTCAGattcttaggacaaagtttcacgcaaaaatAGGCACAagaaaaaatgccgatttttaaattaactttttttgacaaaaaaaataatttctcaaaatcggtattttttaatttttggatttttttaaattgttttaggaaacaaaaaccgcaacttttaagcTATAGAGAAGTACATACAATTATTTTAGTCACACAAATTCATGACTTTTcactttcaagatatagccgttacaagtttaatttaaactgaaaattcccgtttttcgattttttaaaatagtgtccatgattatgcattcctgaaaatatttttttccgaaaagttcagaaaatttgctattaaaTTTTCTGAGAGTCCAATTtcgaatgttgaaaaatgatacATTTGTGAAACTTTATGATCTCACCGAATTTCTTAAAGAAAACACATAAAAAGGGGGTAAATGGGACAAAATTGGCCAATAAAAGTTTCAATAACGATTTCTCATGAAAAATTCGAGAAAAACACCATAAAAAAAGACTAAATAGGGTGAAATCGACCACTTTCCGTCATTTTCCTGCTAATAAAAGTATCGCCAATCGCGTTTTCgtgatttttcacattaaaaataataattttgatagagagcgagttgtggcgctataaccacggcaaatagtgtcctcggcagggttgttaaaatatcaaaatatcagctctcagcaactacaattatcccgtctgaatattcatgcctcaaatacaactgctcttctctcttcattgaaactctcagcgccgaacatagccgaacacgttttcgtgcttgctcactcgcgattgacattttcctattctctctcattcccgcttccacgatcatcctaccgcaaaagcgtttaaccacaaaagccgccacaaaaccaatttcgcaaacgcagtttgacgggacgtcatgcgtggtcggctcctaatcgccatctcgcgttctctcattgcagtttttggagagattgagagactcagcggtgagagcgcatagtcggggtaaaggggaagagtgatagagagagaatgacatcgctgggaatcacgagacacaagaaaagatctcacaagctatagtgacggccactatactctcggatatttttggtgcagagataatctattgatagcttttttatcactcatttgcaacactggtcctgggcatttgtggaaatacaatgtcccatcccagagggtcccggagcaccaaaacttcttagcatggtggcttccaacgatttattgcttaaacaaacaggaacgtgagcgggggatccccacgtttcttcctcccctgtagattcagaattgtgttgttgtttgaacattcgtgctcaaactcaatccacttcaatgaatcatctttgcggtaaactttacgcatttggcctggccgctttaacgtttgtgatgtttcaaagcaatttattgcattgaggcactgcaaatgttaatgttgacaagaggatgctaggcgttaatcaacctaaggcattttccaggatgccctcgaaagactggctgcgctagggttagattagattagattagattaaaaataataattttgatagGTTAAAACTGACGGCATCAGAAGATTCCTTTTTGTCCACTGCACATTGGTTTTACACGCAGAAAACCTTGATTTAGAAGTTttcgtatttaaaatatttttaatctcaGAAACGGGAAACcaatattcaatttttcataggAAAAAAAATGGGATGctctatttttaatcaaattcaaaGATGGGTTATTAATCAAGctttaagtggttataactcgtaAAACTAACATAATTCACCTGTGCGGTTGGTGCTAGGGTTGGTGCCTTTCTCACTACTTACTGAAAACATGAGaatgggttgccagatcttcaataggaAGATTTCTCATTAACATATCCATCGATATGTCGAATGGTGGTTCCGAACATTGTTTACGTGAtatccggcttctaaaaaggtcacaaatattagtctttttgaacttgtgatacaatttcatgaacatagacatgtcgcatgcccactttggacaagaaaagtgtacTGGCCATATCTTCGGATTATGgccgggaccctggaaccggtcccaggtTACTGACCGGGTTCCCCGTGTCCAACATAGTTCTAGTTCAATAAAATGGCCTTCGTTTGACTGCAGATGATAAAATTTCATAGTATTTCACtcgttttcatcttttttggaTGGTTTTTGTAATCAGAAAAATAACCAGGCTGGCGTAGCCCCAATCTGGCCCTgggaaatccggaatatctccggccaggGAACCGGAATCCGGATTATTCCGATTGCATCGTGTTCCGTATTAAAATCCTGAGCGAacaagcccaaaacattgaaaattggttgtGTTTGagccaagatatgattttttgaatattaaatttcCACGTGGTACTTAAAGGGTTAAGTGGTCGTAACTTgagccagggttgccagatcttcaaaattttagactTGTTTGAAAGGTTTCTTTCCAACCATATTTAACAGGATGGTATTTGAGTCAATATCTGGCTactaatccatttttttttattcatcattTGGTGGTAAACTTTTTGCACTACTTCTTCAAGAgccatatttaaaaattaaatttaattttgttggattattttttaaggtcATCCAGATTTCCTGACTTTCTCAGAAATTGACACCATGAAGGTTTTGTTCCTAAATCTGGAGCATCATTTGAATTTGCGTTCGAAAACGACCTCACACATTTTGTGATAAAGTTCTCCGTTTACAAGTTTACATGTGGgtgaaagtttttgaaaagtgttattttttgcaatttaaaaacataatttatggaaatatttcgtgactgggataTAAGAAAGATTGCGTTTCtattgtttaagtttttttataggtccaataaacatatgaaacacaatagcttagggtagagtagtcatcaatgagacacggggaacaatgataaaatggctctcacaagtcatagtttcaaccaatcaggctcatatttgggggaaaggtgtgtctactggatacaccgtctgccattatagtggctttggttatggacgctcccttgaaaagttattcataaatgtttgattctggggtgtaaaagtaaattatggacaaaatttactttttcgctcgtaggctgccattaacaccaaaactaatatttcttcaaatttctttcgacgttccatagggattgagttgggctacaatgtcctttcattaggtttggccaaaatttagaatatacccagtatccaggactgtctcattgttccccactcatttcagctcatgggtaacaatgagacactttgatttttcttcatgaaacttttcaaaatctatggaaatctttcaaaacataaattaaaagtgatgtttggcatatttatagagttttaacttcatttatccaaaaatacaaagttatttggcataaatatacgaattttacaaaatataaatgctttttagtataacttttgttaattaaagtttcatgttggcaaaattgctctaaaatgttcaaggcaagttacctgcaatgaaacaatacaaaaacatgatgttttagtagaaaaatcttgattttcgtagtgtgtctcattgttccccagctgtctcattgttcctgccaagtgcgtctacaatgagacagttgaataactctggctgtagatgtcggatcgatctcatattttggtcaatgttagaacacattaaaagaaagaaaatgcaacaaaaagctcattaaaacatgctgatg from Culex quinquefasciatus strain JHB chromosome 3, VPISU_Cqui_1.0_pri_paternal, whole genome shotgun sequence includes:
- the LOC6042322 gene encoding fas-associated death domain protein; protein product: MAAALLQDRAVYEQLCKDYLNLKTLACGCCHSPEAVQRCKEALREEINSARKLGRLNQLEEVLALLEARNALSMIKVGLLGRLQPLVKDDEFGRRLSGFKVSLDRSFTSVRRYYLEDLRHRDRRTLLEKELEQVKLADPKDIPKPETPTNPEKSSSTPQIDFTAYQVCRLGIFDLLAREISRDWNALGRNLQLSAGSLYAIEERHPRDVRARVQEVLEQAEAEHGMGAGFVRLLGEALVSTRRKDLKRKLDKMLS